A DNA window from Hevea brasiliensis isolate MT/VB/25A 57/8 chromosome 2, ASM3005281v1, whole genome shotgun sequence contains the following coding sequences:
- the LOC110646182 gene encoding uncharacterized protein LOC110646182: MEIDPLEQPDHQIKDKDLFKAAEAGDSSTFKALSSEHLSKALSLLNDDGRSLLHVAASSGHPEVVQIQSSVDESKSVVNNKDEEGWAPLHSAASIGNLEIVEILLSRGADVNLKNDGGRTALHYAASKGWLKIAEILISHGAKINLKDKVGCTALHRAASTGKSDLCELLIEEGAEVDAIDKAGQTPLMNAVDYHNKDVALLLIRHGADVDVEDKEGYTVLGRASDDFRPMLIDAAKAMLEG, encoded by the exons ATGGAGATCGATCCGCTGGAGCAACCAGATCACCAGATCAAAGACAAAGACCTCTTCAAGGCTGCAGAGGCCGGCGATTCTTCGACATTCAAAGCCCTTTCATCGGAACATCTTTCTAAAGCTCTCTCTCTCCTAAACGATGACGGCCGCTCCCTCCTCCATGTCGCTGCCTCTTCAGGTCACCCTGAG GTGGTGCAAATACAATCCAGTGTGGATGAATCAAAAAGTGTGGTAAACAACAAGGATGAGGAAGGTTGGGCACCACTGCACTCTGCTGCCAGTATTGGGAATCTGGAAATTGTGGAGATTCTGTTAAGTAGAG GAGCTGATGTTAATTTGAAAAATGATGGTGGTCGAACTGCTCTTCACTATGCTGCCAGCAAGGGATGGTTGAAAATTGCTGAAATTCTGATATCACATGGTGCTAAGATTAATCTGAAGGACAAG GTTGGTTGTACCGCACTGCACCGAGCAGCTAGTACAGGGAAGTCAGATTTGTGTGAACTTTTAATCGAGGAAGGAGCTGAGGTTGATGCTATTGATAAAGCTGGTCAAACTCCACTTATGAATGCAGTCGATTACCATAACAAAGAC GTTGCTCTACTTCTTATAAGACATGGAGCAGACGTGGATGTGGAAGACAAGGAAGGGTACACTGTGCTTGGTCGAGCATCTGATGATTTCAGGCCAATGCTGATTGATGCTGCCAAGGCCATGCTTGAAGGATGA
- the LOC131174163 gene encoding uncharacterized protein LOC131174163: protein MKALFFQFPSQISSPETPNIIPQNKLQIVPYHKPNNVSWVSSLPSSQVILHKSLPLAAALLLFAGPAKAGLMSGFSGLESIPGPQIPQIDFLNRFNEENQKKYAENDARFKSSPILKELLERSKKNKEKNRQELLDKYCIRGAEWGVGDCSTDGMSPEERESFISMLKEKAGIK from the exons ATGAAGGCTCTCTTCTTCCAATTTCCCTCTCAGATTTCATCACCTGAAACTCCCAACATTATCCCTCAAAACAAACTCCAAATTGTACCCTATCACAAACCCAATAATGTTTCTTGGGTTTCTTCTTTACCTTCCTCTCAAGTGATCCTTCACAAGTCTCTTCCTCTGGCTGCTGCTCTGCTTCTCTTTGCAGGTCCAG CTAAAGCAGGACTTATGTCTGGATTTTCTGGCCTGGAATCAATCCCTGGTCCCCAGATTCCTCAAATTGATTTTCTTAACCGGTTCAATG AAGAAAACCAGAAGAAGTACGCAGAAAATGATGCAAGATTCAAATCATCTCCCATACTTAAGGAGCTACTAGAACGAtccaagaagaacaaagaaaa GAATCGTCAAGAACTGCTAGATAAGTACTGCATTCGCGGGGCAGAATGGGGTGTTGGAGATTGTTCAACAGATGGAATGTCGCCTGAGGAAAGAGAGAGCTTCATTTCTATGCTAAAAGAGAAAGCTGGAATCAAATAA